The Populus trichocarpa isolate Nisqually-1 chromosome 2, P.trichocarpa_v4.1, whole genome shotgun sequence genome has a window encoding:
- the LOC7458263 gene encoding heterogeneous nuclear ribonucleoprotein 1, which yields MQSDSGKLFIGGISWDTNEERLKDYFQSFGEVVEAVIMKDRTTGRARGFGFVVFSDPSIAERVIKEKHSIDGRMVEAKKAVPRDDQNMLSRNSGGSIHGSPGPGRTKKIFVGGLASTVTESDFRKYFDQFGLITDVVVMYDHNTQRPRGFGFITYDSEEAVDKVLMKTFHELNGKMVEVKRAVPKELSPGPSRSPLGGYNYGLNRVNSLLNGYTQGYTPGAVGGYGLRMDDRFSLVAGGRSGFPPFGSGYGMGLNFEPALSPSYGGDANFNSNLSYGRGMSPYYIGNTNNLARPVGYDGGNGGNTSFFSSATRNLWGNGGLNYNTNSTSSNAYMGSGTGSLGGSTFGNSGANWGSSSLSGQGGGNNVSNSSLNFGHGSGENSFGQGMGSYARNSGNNGAPTSSYAASNGSFDGAFADLYGGNSDYRYPTWQPSNSERDGSGSFGYGLGNTTSDVPVQNSPGYADGYSVNKRQSNRGIAA from the exons atgcaaTCTGACAGTGGCAAGCTATTCATTGGTGGAATTTCATGGGACACCAATGAAGAAAGGCTCAAGGACTATTTTCAATCTTTTGGGGAGGTAGTAGAGGCTGTGATAATGAAGGATCGCACCACAGGGCGTGCCCGTGGATTTGGCTTTGTTGTCTTCTCTGACCCATCTATTGCAGAGAGAgtcattaaagaaaaacacagcATTGATGGCAGAATG GTTGAAGCAAAAAAGGCTGTTCCCAGGGATGATCAGAACATGCTGAGCAGAAACAGTGGCGGTAGCATCCATGGTTCTCCTGGTCCAGGGCGTACAAAAAAGATCTTTGTAGGAGGCTTAGCATCCACTGTTACAGAAAGTGACTTTAGGAAATATTTTGACCAGTTTGGGCTCATCACAGATGTTGTGGTGATGTATGATCATAACACACAGAGGCCAAGGGGATTTGGGTTCATCACTTATGATTCTGAGGAGGCAGTGGACAAAGTTTTGATGAAGACTTTTCATGAACTGAATGGCAAAATGGTTGAGGTTAAGCGAGCTGTTCCCAAAGAGTTATCACCCGGTCCCAGTCGCAGCCCACTTGGTGGATATAACTATGGCCTAAATAGGGTTAATAGCCTCCTTAATGGCTACACTCAGGGATATACTCCAGGTGCAGTTGGAGGTTATGGACTTAGAATGGATGATAGGTTCAGTCTGGTTGCTGGTGGTCGAAGTGGTTTCCCTCCATTTGGTTCTGGTTATGGAATGGGTTTGAATTTTGAGCCAGCATTGAGCCCTAGTTATGGGGGGGATGCAAATTTTAATAGCAATCTCAGCTATGGTCGAGGAATGAGTCCTTACTACATTGGTAATACCAATAACCTTGCTAGACCTGTAGGATATGATGGAGGTAATGGAGGAAATACTTCATTTTTCAGCTCGGCAACGAGAAATCTGTGGGGAAACGGGGGGCTCAATTATAACACCAACTCTACAAGTTCAAATGCATACATGGGATCTGGAACTGGAAGCCTTGGAGGAAGCACCTTTGGCAACAGTGGAGCTAATTGGGGTTCTTCATCTCTTTCAGGTCAAGGTGGAGGAAATAATGTTTCTAATAGCAGTCTGAATTTTGGGCATGGAAGTGGTGAAAATAGTTTTGGTCAGGGCATGGGTAGTTATGCAAGAAATAGTGGGAATAATGGGGCCCCAACATCATCATATGCTGCATCAAATGGTAGCTTTGATGGAGCATTTGCTGATCTTTATGGTGGTAATTCAGATTACAGGTACCCCACTTGGCAGCCGTCAAATTCCGAGCGAGATGGATCTGGTTCTTTTGGTTATGGCCTCGGCAATACCACCTCTGATGTTCCAGTACAGAACTCTCCTGGTTATGCTGATGGTTATAGTGTTAATAAGAGACAGTCAAATAGAG gaATTGCTGCCTAG
- the LOC7489863 gene encoding cytochrome b561 and DOMON domain-containing protein At2g04850, with protein sequence MPLLFVLLFLSSYVRTAFSAHCSTTTPTKTFEKCMALPTQQASMAWTFHAHNATLDLVFFGTFISPSGWVGWGINPSSAEMTGTRALVAFPDPNSGLLVLLPFILDPAVKLQKSPPLSRPLDIQLLSSSATLYGGKMATIHNGAAVQIYATFKLVRNKTKIHLVWNRGLYVQGYSPAIHPTTSSDLSSIATIDVLYGFSAAHKDDTRTLKTVHGILNAVSWGVLLPIGAVTARYLRHIQALGPAWFYAHAGIQLSALFIGTVGFAIGIRLGELSPGVVYGLHRKLGFAAFSFGALQTLALLFRPKTTNKFRKYWKSYHHFVGYACVVLGVVNVFQGLEVMGESRSYAKLGYCLCLSTLIGACIALEVNSWVVFCRKSKEEKLRRERLIGGGSDKDSGSHG encoded by the coding sequence ATGCCTCTCCTGTTCgtcctcctcttcctctcctCGTATGTTCGGACTGCATTTTCTGCCCATTGCAGCACCACCACGCCCACTAAGACTTTCGAAAAATGCATGGCACTCCCTACCCAGCAAGCCTCGATGGCTTGGACATTTCATGCCCACAATGCCACCCTAGACCTCGTGTTTTTTGGTACCTTCATTTCACCTTCCGGTTGGGTGGGGTGGGGGATCAATCCTTCCTCGGCCGAAATGACCGGCACTCGTGCTCTGGTTGCCTTTCCAGACCCCAATTCAGGCCTGTTAGTCCtgttaccttttattttagacCCAGCAGTAAAGCTCCAAAAATCGCCACCCCTCTCTCGCCCCCTAGATATCCAGCTTCTATCCTCCTCCGCCACCCTCTACGGTGGCAAAATGGCCACTATACACAATGGCGCGGCCGTCCAAATTTATGCCACTTTCAAACTTGTAAGGAATAAGACCAAAATTCACTTGGTGTGGAACCGTGGCCTATACGTTCAAGGTTACTCCCCAGCTATCCATCCCACAACCTCCAGTGACTTATCTTCCATTGCCACCATCGATGTCTTGTATGGTTTCAGTGCTGCCCATAAAGATGATACCAGAACATTAAAGACGGTGCATGGGATCCTAAATGCTGTCTCATGGGGAGTCTTACTCCCAATTGGAGCTGTCACTGCAAGATATTTGAGGCACATACAAGCACTAGGGCCAGCATGGTTTTATGCTCATGCAGGGATACAACTCTCTGCTCTTTTCATAGGAACGGTAGGATTTGCCATTGGAATTAGACTTGGGGAATTATCACCAGGAGTGGTTTATGGCCTACATAGGAAGCTTGGTTTCGCCGCATTTTCCTTCGGAGCTTTGCAAACACTAGCACTGTTGTTTAGGCCTAAGACCACTAACAAGTTCAGAAAGTACTGGAAATCTTATCACCATTTTGTGGGGTATGCTTGTGTGGTGCTAGGAGTTGTAAATGTTTTTCAAGGACTTGAAGTTATGGGAGAGAGCAGGTCTTATGCTAAGTTAGGATATTGTCTGTGCCTCTCTACATTGATAGGAGCTTGTATAGCATTGGAAGTGAATTCTTGGGTGGTTTTTTGCAGAAAATCGAAAGAAGagaagctgagaagagaaaggTTGATTGGAGGAGGGTCTGACAAGGACAGTGGGAGCCATGGTTAA